The proteins below are encoded in one region of Mangifera indica cultivar Alphonso chromosome 7, CATAS_Mindica_2.1, whole genome shotgun sequence:
- the LOC123220908 gene encoding uncharacterized protein LOC123220908, with the protein MDKRDKSWMNLPRYSDKYMNGVNDFLDKAFSLAAHGNVILCPCKKCHLRYWYCRNTVYEHLIIDGITPGYNDWYFHGEVLDSSMNIDDMGQSDKRDMGDDIDGLLHDTFRGVINEDIPCNQEFREGQTDEAKKFFKLLEEGKEELYLGCQNFSKLSFTIRLYLLKCIHGISNVAITNILELLREAFPHAKLPTSFNVAKKMVKDLGLEYQKIHACPNDCMLFWDENETLSSCKVCGASRWKSNGNVVGNSQERLSKKGYQIPKKVFRYFPLILRLQRLFMCKKTADCMTWHEKYRTKDGNLRHPADGEAWKKFDSLYPHFAQDPRNVRLGLSSDGFNPFRTMSITYSTWSIILINYNLPQWHCMKPEYLILSSIIPGPSSPGQDIDIYMQPFIKEIRLLWEIGVDTYDASTNQTFKMRACLLWTVSDFPAYAMLSG; encoded by the coding sequence ATGGATAAAAGAGATAAGAGTTGGATGAATCTTCCTAGATATAGTGATAAATATATGAATGGGGTAAATGATTTTCTTGACAAGGCATTTTCCTTGGCAGCTCATGGGAATGTAATTTTATGCCCATGCAAAAAGTGTCATTTACGTTATTGGTATTGTAGAAACACAGTATATGAACATTTGATTATTGATGGAATAACTCCAGGATATAATGACTGGTATTTTCATGGTGAAGTACTAGATTCAAGTATGAATATAGATGACATGGGCCAATCTGACAAAAGGGATATGGGTGATGATATAGATGGATTGTTGCATGACACTTTTAGGGGTGTAATCAATGAAGATATTCCATGTAACCAAGAATTTAGAGAGGGTCAAACAGATGAGGCTaagaaattctttaaattattgGAGGAAGGGAAAGAAGAGTTATATCTGGgttgtcaaaatttttcaaagttatctTTCACTATTCGCTTATACCTTTTGAAATGCATCCATGGAATCAGTAATGTGGCGATTACTAATATTCTAGAGTTACTTAGAGAGGCATTTCCTCATGCAAAATTGCCTACATCTTTTAATGTAGCTAAGAAAATGGTGAAAGACTTAGGGCTTGAATATCAAAAGATACATGCATGTCCTAATGATTGCATGCTCTTTTGGGATGAGAATGAGACATTAAGCTCATGTAAGGTATGTGGTGCATCTAGATGGAAATCCAATGGAAATGTTGTAGGGAATAGTCAGGAAAGGTTATCTAAAAAAGGGTATCAAATCCCTAAGaaagtttttagatattttccaTTGATTCTTAGGCTTCAACGGTTGTTTATGTGTAAAAAAACTGCTGATTGCATGACATGGCATGAAAAATATCGTACTAAAGATGGAAATTTAAGGCATCCAGCTGATGGTGAAGCTTGGAAGAAATTTGATTCATTGTATCCTCATTTCGCACAAGACCCTAGAAATGTGAGGTTGGGTCTCTCGAGTGATGGATTCAATCCATTTAGAACAATGAGCATTACATATAGCACATGGTcgatcattttgattaattataatttgcctCAATGGCATTGCATGAAACcagaatatttgattttgtcatCAATTATTCCAGGACCATCTTCTCCTGGTCAAGATATTGATATCTACATGCAACCgtttattaaagaaataaggCTACTTTGGGAAATTGGTGTAGATACTTATGATGCTTCCACTAATCAAACATTTAAAATGCGTGCATGCTTGTTATGGACTGTTAGTGACTTCCCAGCATATGCAATGCTTTCTGGGTGA